The Thunnus maccoyii chromosome 24, fThuMac1.1, whole genome shotgun sequence DNA window GATTATCATAACCGatttagtttctttttcttaatttctcatgcagattaccatataattgatatttgtatatttactacacgaatataaagtaatgaaacgggcagcttcgctatttactgaattttattgactgtttcaaaatacagaacagatgTATTAACGCTTTCactgctgcatctcgttggcccgtttttggcagtttgtcataagcttcaaggagactacgtttttcattgagagaaaattcaTTTCTCATTCCTGTCCTCAGATAACCAGCCGGCAGCAGACCTGTTGTCCGTTGTGTGTTTAGGCTGCGGGGGGTGGGGGCTGCAGGGGCCGCAGCAAGAAAGTtcaaccagaatcaacttttggagaaatgcaatCTGTAACACTGGACAACGCTGCCctatgacaaaaacattactaggtagaggggaggacatttttcttcgtttgataacattaaaagtaaagtaaggcTCTGCTgacggcttcctgactcatttcaaaaagacgagagagagaggcagtggtcgagtgagctGGAGAGTAAataaagagagggagcgctggtaacGTGAGTGAGGAAGttggtgaatcagatcaataaaatgttattttccgactgtttcacagcggttataaataaataagcccACAGCCACACAAACCTGTGGAAGTGCGCTGCAGCGCCTGATAATGGCTTTAGTCTTGTCAAGCTCCTTCTTCCCTTTGAGataataaaatccaaaatatgtcCAAATGATCGCCTTCACTGCCAGTGGGAcaggttgtatttgtttttctgtcaagcACTCTATTGCTAACGGCCTCTCcatgacacacacttcacttccttcttgCCCCCAGAGTTGGGTCCGGGCGAAAACTGGCATGGTGTCATTGCGCCATCTACGGGATTTAGCAGCTAActcatgtcaggaaaaaatggaaaacagcgtTATGtcaagactgaaaaatgtgaattgaTTCTTGGAATTTCTGAATCAATTCTGAATCAGCAGAGATAGAATTGCGATTCTTATGTGAATTGACTTTTTTGCGCACCCCTACTTTGAAGAGTAAAAAGACAGTCTTGTGCTTGTTCTCACCAATAGGAGCTAGCCAACACTGCTAACACTGGCTCTTCAGTTTGATGCTGACATCCAAATACACTGACTCACCCTAGTTAGTTAGCAGTTGTTGAATTAAGAGGCAGGTGACAATGCCACTGTCATTAAATGTGAATTCATGAAATAGAAAGTGACATTATGAAATGAAGTGTGACATGAAACAAAAGTATAATTGGGAAACAAAATAGggcattttgaaataaaattgtctttaatgaaagcaaaatgaactgtgattattttaataaatctgATGCAATAACATTTCACAGTAATGAGTTGATTTCTTAAGTTATCAgatgttaacatttatatttaaaactgtatattgtcccaataaatacaatacaacaataaataattgGTTAATTAAGATTTTACGCAATGTATTGAcgtgattatttatttcataatgccTTATTTGTTTAATATCAGTTCAAATATAACCTTGGGCCACCAACATTCAAAGTTTCTTAGTGTATTTTTAATCCGACTCCCTGTCCTACTCCACTGTCACCAAGACCCATTTCTACTCTTCTGTCCTACAGTCTGTTCACATAGGGAGTCCTCGGCTGGAGCCTCCCAAACCTGAGAAGCAGTTCCTGATATCCCCCCCCGCCTCGCCTCCAGTCGGCTGGGAACAGTCTCAGGACGCCACCCCAGTCATCAACTACGACCTGCTGTGTGCCATCTCAAAACTAGGACCAGGTACAATAGCACTCTCTTTGATCACACAACATCCTGGAATTTTAAATTGTCATATTGCTATATCATATTTAGTCTTATATCTGTGTTTTATAAAGTGCACAGGCTGTGATTCTGGGAGCTGTTCATCACAAAGTAAAAGCAAATATAGACTTTAAATCAAAGCTGACAGGAACTCAGTAAAGACGATGATAAAAGGGATACTCACTGCTTTTCAACTTTCTTGATAGGATTGTTGATCAAATCATGCTGCAAAATCACTCTATCTTCAAGACAACAACCCCAGATTGCCCAAGATTATGTAGTCAGGCAGACAATGGCTTCTAAAGTGGCTAACATAGCTTGTTCATTGTTTTGACTGAGCTTTCACAGTGGCATAGGCATAAACTTGCCGCAGTGCAAACTGTAGCTACAGCTGGGGGCTGCATGTCTGACAGTATTGTGGAAACATCAGACAAAACTGTTTGAaaacgtcaccttgggctctgaaaaattgtgatgggcattttttactgtttgtctaTCTCACatattaaagacaaaacaagtatTTAATTAATCTGAAAAATCATTGACAGATAAATCGATGATGGAAGtaagttagttgcagccctattatCAACAAATAGGAGCTTGTATGTGATTGGAAAACTGCTAGGTGTACTGTCATAAATATAGGTAAGATGCATATGGAGTCTGGAGTGTACCACCAGAATAATTAGTAGGGGTTTAGCACAAacctgtatctgtatctgtttaaGAAGTAAATAGACAGATACTTTATTTGTCCCTGTGGGGAAATTTGTTTGCAGCACAATCACAAGGCATTTCATCATAAAagtcacaaatacacatactttTACACAtaccaggaggaggaggacagtcCAGACCAGCTGGACATCCTTTGTAACCAGGAAGGAGTGGTCAAAGTGCATGTGGGATAGGTGCTAGTGCATTAGCTGTTTAAAAACTGAAGGGCTTGTGGAACAAATGAAAACTTGGATCCATTTTTAATGAATAGAGGGGGCAATATCGTTGCCTGGATGGCAACAATTCAAATGAGGCAAGGGGGTGCAGTCTTGTTTGCCCTCTTCATCACTCTATCTCTGTAGATGCATTACATACTTGGTCACATAATCCCTAACAGTTTACTGGCTGTCAGTTTTTCTGACAGTCTTTTTCTGCGCGTCAGTAACATTTCTAAACCAGCAGATGATGCAGAACATTAAAACACTTTCAATAAAAGCACTGTAAAACATTATATagatgtttgatttttaattaatttgattcTTGGAAGGACAGccctcttttgtttttctctgagagaaaaaaaagtgttactgCAGTCACTTTACTAACCCCCACCAACAATATGGTTAGGCAATTAATCTATTGTCATCTCCATCCTGTTCCCTTTTTCATGGGCCTAAGGATAAGTTTTTAGTTTCTTGGGTTGGGCAGGTGTTCAAGTCGAAACAAAGGGGTTGCTATTTTAATCAGCAAACAGATGCAATTTAAATGTCTTAAGGAAATCTGAGGGAGAGGGTAGGATTATCACTGTGTTGGCAGAAATTCAGGGACAGTCAGTGATACTGGCTAATATTTATGCGTCAAATGGTTCTTTATAGACCTTGAGAGTAAATTATTTGAGAGTAGGGACTTCCCATATCACTCTGGACCAGACTTTAGATCGGAGTAGCTATAGAGGTAGTAAACTAACCAACTCAGTTCTCACAGTGAAATTTATGTACGTCTTTGTGGCTTACAGATGTGTGGAGGATGTTGAATCCTACAGGCATGGATTACACCTATTACTCTAATGCTCACAAGGTATACTCAAGAATTGACCTATCTCTTACTTCCATTTCTCTATTTCCTGCTGTTTTATCCTGCTCAATTGGGACCGGGCTAATGTTAAGTTGGACTTATAACCATACTGTGAAACAATTAGATCATCTAGATGGAGATTCAACTCCTCTCTTTTACAGGACCCTGTTTTCAAAGAAGGGCACACATTAAAAACTACATGTAAATCAATGTGCCCACGGCACCCTCTGCTGGTATTGCCTGGAAGGCAATGAAGGCTAATTTTAGGGGCTATATCATTCAATATCCATCACACAGGAAAAAGCTTAATACCTTTCAGCTCACCCAACTAGAGAAGAAGATAGAAATAGCTGAGACTAATCTGAAGTAGAATATGTCTGCATCTAACTTGAGGGAGTTAACACAACTCAAATATGAATAGAACTGTATACTCTCCAAAAAGGTAGAGTTTCTCTTGTTTCAGGCAAGACAAACTTACTTTGAATGTGGGGATAAGGCAAGGAAATTTTTAGCTACATACATTAAGCAGAAGCAGTCAAGCTCAGCAATTCCTGCAATATAGTCTCAGGGAGGGAATCTTGTGTCCAAAGGATATTAAAGGTACATTCAGGGTGTTTTACACAGATCTTTATACGTTAGAATACTTAGCAAGTGATGAAGATAAAACATCTTTTGTGGATGATTTGAACCTTCCCAGGCTCAATTAGGAACAGCTGGAAGCTTTTAGAGAAGGTAAACTGCCCCTTCTTTATCACAAGCCATTAATATCCTTTTTCTAAGGATCCGTGTGACTGTAAAAGCTTCTGACCAATCAGCTTGATCTCAACAGACTGAAAAATTTTATCGAAGGTACTGGCCAATAGAATTGACAAAGTGATCACATCTCTAATTCATCCCGATTCAGGTGGGATTCATTAGTAAAAGACACTCATCTGATAACATAAGATCTGATACTTGATATAATGTGGTCAGTCCAGGATTTAAATTGTCCAATTGCAGCTGTTTCACTAAATGCGGAAAAAGTGTTTGATTGTGTGGAATGTAGATACTTGTTCCACACTCTCAGAGCCTTTGGGTTTGGTCAGCAATTTATGACATGGTAAGAGGTTCTGGATAATCAACCAGGGGCAGGGGTGCAGAGAAATGGAATCATTTCTTCCCATTTCACATTAGGCAGAGGCACTAGACAAGGCTTATGTCTTTCTCCTGCACTCTTCTGTTTAGCACTGGAACCACTAGAGGCTACAAAACGCTGAAATGACACCTTCCCAGGGGTCAGAATAGGGAATACAGTTCACAAGCTTATGTTGTATGTGGATGATATTTTGTCGATGGTATGTGATCCGGTGAGGTCCATCTCAATCTTGCTTAACTCTACTGACTCATTCTCAAAACTCTCTGGGTATAAAGTGAATTGGTCAAAATCTGAAGCACTCCCACTGACTTCCTAATGCCCCAAATCCTTTTTCCAAGCAGGGTCATTTCAATGGCCTCAAGAGGGTATGAGGTCTAGGTACCTTATACCCTCTTGAGGgctttttatttcctcattaATTGAGTgatattgtgtaaaaaaaaaaaaaaaaaaaaaaaaaaaagaaaaaaactttgagtcaatcaatcaatttttatttatatagcgccaaatcacaacaaaagtcatctcaaggcacttttcacatagagcaggtcaagaccgtactctttgatttacagagacccaacaattccctcatgagcaagcacttggtgacagcagtaaggaaaaactcccctataacgggtagaaacctcaagcagaacttgactcttggtgggcggccatctgctttgaccagttgggttgagagagagaaagaaagagggaaaggggggggcagaataacaacaatcataacgtcatcagcaacagcaacagccagggaaggatgccaacaggactgtgaaggaccgcgaaggctcggcccagaacccagggtttcctgcgagatgagaaagcacaaaaaaactccggggaagaagcaaagttagtgacatgcattgatgttacatgaatgcatacagatggagaggaggaagagagaggagctcagtgcatcatggtatgtcccccagcagtctaggcctatagcagcataactaagggctaatccaaggtgagcctggtcggccctaactataagctttatcaaaaaggaaagttttaagcctactcttaaacatagagagggtgtctgcaccgcagaccgaatctggaagatggttccacaggagaggagcctgatagctgaaggctctacgtcccattctacttttaaagactgtaggaaccaccagtaagcatgcattctgggagtgcagtgttctagtgggataatacggtactatgagctcttcaagatatgatggtgcctgtCCATTAAGGGCTTagtaagttaggagaaggattttaaattctattctagattttacaggaagccaatgtagcgaagctaaaatgggagaaatgtgatctctttttctagttttagtcagtacacgtgcagctgcattctggaccagctggagagtctttagagacttgttaaagcagcctgataataaggaattgcaataatccagcttagaagtaacaaatgcgtggactagtttttctgcatctttttgggacaggatgtgcctgatttttgtgatattacgtaagtgaataaatgcagtccttgagatttgatttatgtgggagttaaaggacatatcctgatcaaaaataactcccagattccttacggtggtgctggaggccagggtaatgccatccagagtagctatttataatgtgtttctaaggtgtttagggccaagcacaataacttcagttttatctgagtttagcagtagaaaattgcaggtcatccaggtctttatgtccttaaggcatgtttggagtttgtttaactgattggtttcatatcaggcttcattgataaatataattgggtatcatctgcataacaatgaaaatttatggagagtttcctaataatattacctaaaggaagcatatacaaggtgaatagaattggtccaagtacagaaccttgtggaactctgtgtctaacttttgccttcatggaggattcatcattaacatgtactgTTAAGTCCCTGCTGTCCTCATTCTTCTTATCCTTATGGGGAAAAGTGAACAAATTGAAGATGGACTGCATGCCTAAGATAAAGTATCTACTTAAATCTCTACCTGTCAACATACCTAGAaagtttttcaaatattttgatagAATATGTAGCAATTTCTTGTGGAATGGGAAACCTCCCCAGATGCGTTTGGAAAGGCTCCAACTTCCAGTTGACAAGGGGGGTCTAGGGCTGCCTAAACTGCTATTTTATCATTATGCCTTCGGTACCAGACATTTAGCTCAGTGGGCATTACCTCCAGAGAGGGCTCCCCCATGGTATGAGATGGAGCAGTTAGTAggttctcctctctctctgttgaaCTGCTTTTTTGGTATCAGTCCCATCCTATTATATTCCATCTGCAGGATACAAGGAGGATAATATGTCAGACGTTCAATCTAAATCCTTATCTTAACTCAGATTCCAGTATATGGTTGAAATTAATGAAATCCCAAATTACTAACTGGCAAAGCCCCCTTTCTTATGGAAAGAATGGTTGGATAAAGGCATTCTCACACTTGGAGATCTACACGAAGAAAACACTCTCAAATATTTAATAAGTTCTGTCAATATTTACAAGTAAAGCATTTAGTAATGCAGGTCTTTGGCTCACCCAGAAATGTCCCTCAAAATTCCGATATTCTCGCTGCTGTCACTACGCTATATGGAACAGCGTAGTTATTATTCAAAGATCTTTGATCAGGCCAATACCAGTACCTAATACTCTAAAGATAGCCTGGGAATGGGACCTGGGCCTTTGATTAACTGTACAGGAGTGGGAGGGCATTTCTGGTGGAAACTTTAATAAAATGTCAAGGGATATTAGAATTAGGCTTATCCAATTCAAATTTCTCAACCAATTTTACTGTACACCTTCTTAGCTTCACAGACTAGATCTTAAGGACTCAGCAGAGTGCTGGAGGTGTCAGGCCTCAGACTCAGAGGGCACTTTATTCCATGCCCTATGGGAGTGCCCGGTGATCCAAGACTTTTGGAAGCAGGTCCATGAACATATTACAGAAATTTCTGAGGACAATTTTGATTTTGAACCAAGGCTGTAGGTAGGTGATCATCTACAAGTTGCCCATTATAGTGCGTCCGATTTGGATTTTGACTTGCATCATGGTGGGTAGAAAGGTTTTAATGAGGGGGTGGAAGACACCACGGAGCCGCTCCTTTCAGGACTGGTCTACTGATACTGGTAAACTAGCCTCTTATGAGCAAATGTCATATAGAAGCACTGATAGGTGGgacaaatatatcaaaaaatggggaaaatgtATTGTACAGGGTCAGTCCCTGTTACCTGAACAGGTAACAGGGATTGACCCCTGCTTGGATTGGTAGCACAATAGGCCTATATGTACCTTGGAATGTATCACTTGAAACACTGTGTTTTTAGCCTTTAACGATTTGTCTACTTTCTGGCACATCTGCATCATGCAAAGTCATGCCGCTAGGAGTTACTGTTCAGACTGTACAGATATCAATCACTTGGAGTACTTTGGTAATTAAGAAACAGTTTGAGTCTGATGATAATGGACCAAGATCTGAAGTGAATGAGgagattgttttttaaatgtgatttctctGGATTTAAGGATGTTTATTCATGATGGAGATCCTGACACCACTGTAAAGAGTGAATCCTGCAGATTGTAGCGAGATGTCCacgatgtgtgtgtttccatttgaCTGGGTTATGACTCTGGGAAGAAGCAGTTTTACATTTGTGGTAAATTGTGTCAGCCAGGAGACAGGTTTCGGGAGCACGGCAGGTGGCATGTATAAAATTTACTGCTCATTAATTTACACTATTTATGTTGTACTAGcattatttgttcttttttgatCCCGTCAGGTGGCATGCAGGGTGAGTaaaaagataatgaaaaaattaaatccTTTTACTACTCACAAAACTTCCAGCCATCTTGCTGACAGTGCCCATtggtgaataaaaataaactctcTGGTCAGGTCTCTGTTGTCTTAGATGAAATCTCATGGAAAACTTAAATGAAAGCAGTGCAAGGTCAGTTATACTCTTTATTCTGTATCTGGTTACATCAACAGACTTTTTtcccagcagacattttgacttttcatagtGGGAAAAGCACAGATATTAAATGAACTATGGCTCTGTTCTGTTTAAGAGTTCCAGTAAGTCATGACTATGTGATCACAATACCAGGTCCCTGAAAATGAAGCAGCTAAATAAAATTCAGCCATTGATAATTTACAcatgcttttcctactgtgacatgacTAAATATCTTATGTGAAAAAATGACTATCCTATATTGAGCAAAATGGTCTAAGAAGGCAGTAAAGAGGATCTACTATTAGAAGGTCCTGTTCTGTTAGAATCTACAGAAAATAGATCTGTAATCCTGgattgtgactgtgtgtgtgtgtgtgtgtgtgtttgattccCAGGGGAAAAGTACGAGCTCCATACTGCCACTCCCACTACCCCCAGCGTGGTTGTCCACGTCTGTGAGGACGAGCGTGGCGACAGTTCAGCCCAGGACGACAGTGACCAAGATGACAAGCCCCGCCCTTCACGGCCGAAGATCATCCAGACACGGCGCCCGGACTACACGCCCAGTGTCAAGCAGTGAACAACAATGAGCGGGGACCGCAGTTGACAGCTGTAACATTTCATCTTGAAGTGATTGGTTCAAGAGCAGAGTATGCTCTCAGAGCTTTGAAGAAGGGTTTGGGACTTTGGGAAGGCACCCGCCGGTGCTGCGTTGTCCCGTACACGAGCATTTCAtaagctggagagaga harbors:
- the rcan1b gene encoding calcipressin-1, with protein sequence MQQSEKDAEEEATVDVQFTDLPNALIACKVPEDLFNEGTRQASFEALFRSFDPEVQFQYFKSFRRVRISFNDALAAAEARLRLHKTDLNGKEMRLYFAQSVHIGSPRLEPPKPEKQFLISPPASPPVGWEQSQDATPVINYDLLCAISKLGPGEKYELHTATPTTPSVVVHVCEDERGDSSAQDDSDQDDKPRPSRPKIIQTRRPDYTPSVKQ